The genomic window TCGACGACGGATCGCCGCTTGGCTCGCATGTCAGCGACGAATGCCGGATCGACTCCATCGCCCAATCCTGGAGCGTGCTTTCGGGTCTCGGCGATCCGGCAAGGTCCGAGCAGGCAATGAATGCGGTCATCGATCATCTCGTCGATGACAATGCGCAGATCATCCGGCTCTTCACGCCGCCTTTCGAAAACTCCGACAAGGAGCCCGGCTATATCAAGGGATATCCGCCGGGTGTTCGTGAAAACGGGGGGCAGTACACCCATGCCGCGACCTGGGTGGTCTATGCCCTGGCTGCGATGGGCCGTGGCGACGAAGCGCATCGCGCCTTTGCGATGCTCAACCCCGTGAACCATGCGCTCGATCGGTCTGCTGCCGACCGCTACCGCGTCGAGCCCTATGTCGTGGCCGCCGACATCTATTCCGGTGGTCCACGCGACGGACGTGGGGGATGGACCTGGTACACCGGCTCCGGTGGCTGGCTCTACCGCGCAGCGGTGGAGGCCATTCTCGGTATCCGGCGACAGGGCGATCGCCTTATCGTCGATCCCAGCTTGCCCCTAAGCTGGCCCGGCTTCTCCGCGCAGTTGCGTCTCGAGGGCAAGACCTACAGGATTGGGGTCAACCGCGATGGGTCGGATCTGCGCATCACCGTCAATGACGTTTTGGTGGAGAATGTGAAGGCCGGTATCGCACTATAGCTTGCAACCAAACGCCGCTCGTGGCGTTTGAGTTCGTCCGGCCGATCAAGAAGAAAAACAAGATCACCAATCGGCCGGTGCAGGTTTCAAGGGACATTTTTTGCCGATAGGGCGCGGGCCAGTGGGTGCGCGCGTGCCTTAGACGGTGTCCACCTTGCGACAGCCATCGAGCGTCGCGGGGCGGCGAAGCTTGGACAGGCTTGAAGACCCGATGACTTTCTTTGCAAGACAGAACGCGCAGTCCTTGCCACTGGCTGCGCCATTGCCTGACAGCCGTGACAGCCGGCTCGATGTGCTGCGTGCGTTGGCGTTGATCACGATCTTCATCAACCACGTGCCGGGCAATCCTTACGAGATGTTCACTAGCCGGAACTTCGGCTTTTCGGATGCTACGGAGGCCTTCGTGCTGATCTCCGGCATCGCCGTGGGGCTGGCTTATGGATCGAGGTTTCAAGCGGGGCAGCGGCTCGCCAGCACGATCCGAGCCTGGCGCCGGGCGTTCACGCTCTATGTCGCGCACATCATGGCCACGATGGTGACGATCGCGATCTTTTCTGCCGGGGCAATCTATTTCTCGGCACCGGATCTGCTCGAGCGCATTAATCTCAAGGCGGTCTTCGAAGACACGCCCATGGCGCTCTTCGGCATCGTCACTCTCGGCCACCAGCTCGGCTACAACAACATTCTCACCATGTACGCGGCCGTCCTCGTCATGGTGCCTGTTCTGCTGCTGATCGGCACACGCAGCCTGAGGCTCATGCTTGCCGTCTCCGCAACGCTCTGGCTGCTGGCGGGGCTCTACCGCATCGGCCCGCCCCACTTTCCGGCTGGCGGCATCTGGTTCCTGAACCCGCTCTCCTGGCAGTTCCTGTTCGCGATCGGCATGGCCGGCGTCATGCATGTGAAACGTGGCGGGCGCATCGCCATCCATCCCGGTCTGGTGGGTGCTTCGATCGTCTATCTTCTGGTCAGTCTGGCATGGGTGAAGCTGCCACTCTGGGGGCTGGAAAAGGCCGTGCCGTTGCCCTTCGTGCTCGGTGATTTCAACAAGACGTTCCTGAC from Georhizobium profundi includes these protein-coding regions:
- a CDS encoding OpgC family protein, with translation MTFFARQNAQSLPLAAPLPDSRDSRLDVLRALALITIFINHVPGNPYEMFTSRNFGFSDATEAFVLISGIAVGLAYGSRFQAGQRLASTIRAWRRAFTLYVAHIMATMVTIAIFSAGAIYFSAPDLLERINLKAVFEDTPMALFGIVTLGHQLGYNNILTMYAAVLVMVPVLLLIGTRSLRLMLAVSATLWLLAGLYRIGPPHFPAGGIWFLNPLSWQFLFAIGMAGVMHVKRGGRIAIHPGLVGASIVYLLVSLAWVKLPLWGLEKAVPLPFVLGDFNKTFLTLPRLLHVLALAYVFLAFPIFSRFTRLAHSNPLAVMGRHGLPVFVAGTILSMAGQVVSQITETGFLLDTAILSAGIALQFLLAYYLEWEARLLKGQKTRVRTVQGPSVPPVVPARGITQTTPPAEQQIPA